The following proteins are co-located in the Castor canadensis chromosome 5, mCasCan1.hap1v2, whole genome shotgun sequence genome:
- the Ap5s1 gene encoding AP-5 complex subunit sigma-1 isoform X1: MALFSWELAKTTSLKHQSGAMVHAFLIHTLRSPNAEDPGLCRVLYSCVFGAEKSPDDPRPHGAERDRLLRKEQILAVARQVESICQLQQQASGRLPTDLQPQSLDEPVSLHEAPHGAFRLAAGNPFREPRTVVWLGVLSLGFALVLDANENLLLAESTLQLLARLLIDHLRLLVPGTSLLMRADRIEGIITRFLPHGQLLFLNDQFVQSLEKEFSAAWPR; the protein is encoded by the exons ATGGCCTTATTCTCCTGGGAGCTAGCCAAGACCACTTCCCTGAAG CACCAGTCTGGAGCCATGGTCCATGCCTTCCTCATCCACACCCTGAGGTCCCCAAATGCAGAGGATCCAGGCCTTTGCCGAGTGCTCTACTCCTGCGTCTTTGGTGCTGAGAAGTCACCAGATGATCCACGGCCACATGGTGCGGAGAGGGACAGGCTTCTCCGCAAGGAACAGATTTTGGCTGTGGCCAG GCAGGTGGAGTCAATATGCCAGCTGCAGCAGCAGGCGTCTGGCCGGCTCCCCACAGATCTGCAGCCACAGTCCTTGGATGAGCCTGTGTCCTTGCATGAGGCTCCACATGGGGCCTTCCGGCTGGCTGCAGGGAACCCATTCCGGGAGCCACGGACAGTGGTGTGGCTGGGCGTGCTCTCATTAGGCTTCGCCCTGGTGCTGGATGCCAACGAGAACCTACTGCTGGCCGAGAGCACACTCCAGCTGCTGGCCCGCCTCCTCATTGACCACCTCCGCCTGCTGGTGCCTGGTACCAGCCTCCTGATGCGGGCTGACCGCATTGAGGGCATCATCACTCGCTTCCTGCCCCATGGCCAGCTGCTCTTCCTCAATGACCAGTTCGTCCAGAGTCTGGAGAAGGAGTTTAGTGCTGCCTGGCCACGCTGA
- the Ap5s1 gene encoding AP-5 complex subunit sigma-1 isoform X2, with the protein MVHAFLIHTLRSPNAEDPGLCRVLYSCVFGAEKSPDDPRPHGAERDRLLRKEQILAVARQVESICQLQQQASGRLPTDLQPQSLDEPVSLHEAPHGAFRLAAGNPFREPRTVVWLGVLSLGFALVLDANENLLLAESTLQLLARLLIDHLRLLVPGTSLLMRADRIEGIITRFLPHGQLLFLNDQFVQSLEKEFSAAWPR; encoded by the exons ATGGTCCATGCCTTCCTCATCCACACCCTGAGGTCCCCAAATGCAGAGGATCCAGGCCTTTGCCGAGTGCTCTACTCCTGCGTCTTTGGTGCTGAGAAGTCACCAGATGATCCACGGCCACATGGTGCGGAGAGGGACAGGCTTCTCCGCAAGGAACAGATTTTGGCTGTGGCCAG GCAGGTGGAGTCAATATGCCAGCTGCAGCAGCAGGCGTCTGGCCGGCTCCCCACAGATCTGCAGCCACAGTCCTTGGATGAGCCTGTGTCCTTGCATGAGGCTCCACATGGGGCCTTCCGGCTGGCTGCAGGGAACCCATTCCGGGAGCCACGGACAGTGGTGTGGCTGGGCGTGCTCTCATTAGGCTTCGCCCTGGTGCTGGATGCCAACGAGAACCTACTGCTGGCCGAGAGCACACTCCAGCTGCTGGCCCGCCTCCTCATTGACCACCTCCGCCTGCTGGTGCCTGGTACCAGCCTCCTGATGCGGGCTGACCGCATTGAGGGCATCATCACTCGCTTCCTGCCCCATGGCCAGCTGCTCTTCCTCAATGACCAGTTCGTCCAGAGTCTGGAGAAGGAGTTTAGTGCTGCCTGGCCACGCTGA